The Corvus hawaiiensis isolate bCorHaw1 unplaced genomic scaffold, bCorHaw1.pri.cur scaffold_281_ctg1, whole genome shotgun sequence sequence CTGGGAACAACTGGGGGcaaactggggacaaactggggacaaactggagacaaactgggacaaactgggcacaaactgggacaaactgggaacaaactgggcacaaactgggaACAAAGTGGGGAAAAACTGGGGGCAAACTGGGGACAAAGTGGGAACAAACTGGGACAAACCGGGACaaactgggcacaaactggagacaaactgggacaaactgggcacaaactgggcacaaactgggggcaaactggggacaaactggggacaaactggggacaaactgggcacaaactgggacaaactgggaacaaactgggcacaaactgggcacaaactgggacaaactgggcacaaactgggaacaaactgggaacaaactgggacaaactgggacaaactgggaacaaactgggcacaaactgggcacaaactgggacaaactgggcacaaactgggaacaaactgggaacaaactggggacaaactggacaaactgggaacaaactgggcacaaactgggcacaaactgggacaaactgggcacaaactgggGACAatctggggacaaactgggacaaactgggggcaaactgggacaaactgggacacactggggacaaactgggacaaaGTGGAAACAAACTGGGGACAAAGTGGAAACAAACTGGGACAAACCGGGACAAACTGGGAACAACCTGGGACAAACCGGGGACAAACTGGGGGGAAACTGGGACAAACTAGGaacaaactgggacaaactggggacaaactggggaaaaactgggaacaaactgggacaaaccgggacaaactgggaacaaactgggcacaaactgggCACCAACTGGGGaaaaactgggacaaactggggacaaagtggggacaaactgggacaaactgggcacaaactggggaaaaactgggacaacctgggacaaactgggcacaaactgggacaaactgggaacAAACTGGGGAAAAACTGGGGACAAAGTGGGGACAAAGTGGGAACAAACTGGGAACAACCTGGGACAAACCGGGACAAACTGGGAACaaactgggcacaaactgggcacaaactgggacaaactgggcacaaactgggaacaaactgggcacaaactgggGACAacctgggacaaactgggaagaaactgggaacaaactgggcacaaactgggacaaactgggcacaaactggaacaaactgggcacaaactgggcacaaactgggacaaactgggcacaaactggggacaaactggggacaaactggggacaaactgggacaaactgggacaaactggggacaaactgggacaaaGTGGAAACAAACTGGGGACAAAGTGGAAACAAACTGGGACAAACCGGGACAAACTGGGGGAAACTGGGACAAACGGGGACAAACTGGGGGAAACTGGGACAAACTAGGAACCAAGTGGGACAAACTGGGAACAACGTGGGGAAAAACTGGGAAcaaactggggacaaactggggacaaagtggggacaaactggggacAAAGTGGGAACAAACTGGGAACCACGTGGGaacaaactgggacaaactgggacaaactgggaacaaactgggcacaaactggacaaactgggacaaactgggaacaaactgggggcaaactggggacaaactggggacaaactggagacaaactgggacaaactgggcacaaactgggacaaactgggaacaaactgggcacaaactgggaACAAAGTGGGGAAAAACTGGGGGCAAACTGGGGACAAAGTGGGAACAAACTGGGACAAACCGGGACaaactgggcacaaactggagacaaactgggacaaactgggcacaaactgggGGCAAACTGGGGGAcaaactggggacaaactggggacaaactgggcacaaactgggacaaactgggcacaaactgggcacaaactgggCGCAAACTGGGGGcaaactggggacaaactggggacaaactggggacAAAGTGGGCACAAACTGGCACAAACTGGGACACAACTGGGCCACAAACCTTTTTTGGCTCTTTCTGGGCtctttttggttctttttaggctcttttgggcttttttttagggtttttttttagggttttttggggggtttttttgggggggtttttttttggttctttttagGCTCTTTTAGGCtctttttgggttcttttttagGCTCTTTTGGGTTCTTTTAGGCtctttttgggttctttttagGCTCTTTTTGGGCTCTTTTTAGGTTCCTTTCAGGCTCTTTTTAGGCTGTTTTTGGGCTCTTTTGGGCTCTTTTTAGGTCCTTTTTAGGttctttttttggttcttttaaGGCTCTTTTTAGGctctttttcagttctttttagGTTCTCTTTAGGCTTTCTTTAGGTTCTTTTTGAGTTCTTTTTGAGTTCTTTTAGGTTCTTTGGGATGTTTTTAGGTccttttttggttctttttaggtttttttttaggCTGTTTTTTAGGCTCTTTTTAGATCCTTTTTAGGTCCTTTTTAGGCTCTTTTTGGGTCCTTTTTGGCTTCTTCAGGACCTTTTATGCTTCTTTCCACCCCACACCCTCCCAAATTCCCAACTCTCGCTCACCCCGCTCCCCTCCTGGATGTCCCTCCCGATGGGCACCTCTGGGCACCGCCTCCAGAACGTTCTCAGGGACCCCCTGGCCCAGGACCCTTTCTGGCATCTTTTTGGGCTCTTTTGAGGTTCTTTTTTGGTTCTTCTGAGGTTCTTTTTCGCTTCTTTTTAAGCTCTTTTTTGGGTTCGTTTTGGATTCTTTTAGGTTCTTTTTAGGCTCTTTTTAGGTTCTTTTTAGGTTCTTCTTAGGTTCTTTTGAGGTTCTTTTCAGGCTCTTTTTAGGCTCTTTTTGGGCTCTTTTTGGCTCTTTTCTGGCTCTTTTTGGCTCTTTTTAGGCTCTTTTTAGGCTCCTTTCACGCTCTTTTTAGGCTCTTTTTAGGTTCTTCTTAGGCTCTTTTTAGGCTCCTTTCAGGTTCTTTTTAGGCTCTTTTTAGGCTCTTTTTGGGTTCTTTTCACGCTCTTTTTAGGCTTATTTTTGGCTCTTTTTAGGCTCTTTTTAAGTTCTTTTTAGGCTCTTTTTAGGCTCTCTTTAGGTTCTTTCTGAGTTCTTTTTAGGCTCTTTTTAGGTTCTTCTTAGGCTCTTTTTAGGCTCCTTTCAGGCTCTTTTTTAGATCCTTTTTAGGTCCTTTTTAGGCTCTTTTTGGGTCCTTTTTGGCTTCTTTCAGGACCTTTTATGCTTCTTTCCACCCCACACCCTCCCAAATTCCCAACTCTCGCTCACCCCGCTCCCCTCCTGGATGTCCCTCCCGATGGGCACCTCTGGGCACCGCCTCCAGAACGTTCTCCAGCACCTCATGACCCTTTTTAGGCtctttttgggttctttttagGCTCTTTTTAGGCTCTTTTAGGTTGTTTTTAGGttctttttcagctctttttagGCTCTTTTTAGGTTCTTTTTGAGTTCTTTTTGAGTTCTTTTTAGGCTCTTTTTAGGTTCTTTTGGGATCTTTTTAGGTTCTTTTAGGCTCTCTTTAGGTTCTTTTTTGGTTCTTTTGAGGTTCTTTTTAGGttctttttttggttctttttagGCTCTTTTTCGGTTCTTTTTAAGCTCTTTTGGATTCTTTTTCGGTTCTTTTTATGCTCTTTTTAGATTCTTTTTTAGGCCCTTTTTTGGTTCTTCTTAGGTTCTTCTTAGGCTCTTTTTAGGTCCTTTTCAGGTTCTTTTTCGGTTCTTCTTAGGTTCTTTGTCGGTTCATTTTAGGCTCTTTTTAGGTTCTTTTTTAGGCTCTTTTATGCTTCTTTCCACCCCGCAccctcccaaattcccaagCTCTCACTCACCCCGCTCCCCTCCTGGATGTCCCTCCAGATGGGCACCTCGGGCCGCGCTTCGGCCGCCTCCAGCAGGTTATCCAGCACCACCTGCCCGATGAGATCGTGCCGCGAGAAGCGGTCGAAGTCGTAGACGCCGAAATGAAGGCGCCGCGCCGGCAGCTCCCCGAAGGGCACCCCGAAACTGAACGTCTCGTCCCACTCGGGGTTCAGCGTCCGCCGCAGGACCTTGGTCTGGAACTTCTTCTTGCGGTCGGGCAGCAGATAAATCTTCACGTAGGGGTCCGAGAAGCCGTTGGAGTCCTTGGCCGGCAAATCCCGGGCGCGCAGGACTCGCACCACGAGCTGCTGGGAGCCGTAGGAGTAACGCAGGGAGACGCTGAGGCGGCCGCAAGGCGATGAGGGAGCCCCGGTAGCCCCCGGGCCACCGCGGGCGCCGGCGGTTTCGGCGTCGCCGGTGTCGCCGTAGAGCTCGGGTTGGATTTGGCCCAGGTGCGCCGGGTTCTGCTCGGCTTTGTCTTCGGGGACGGGGGGGAGCGGGGAGCTGGGGACGGGGGGGATatgggggggttggggttagaGATGCTTCAaagggggggggtttggggttaggggcGGCCtaaagggggatttggggttagggGCACCTCaaagggggggatttggggtgaggggtggcctaaaggggggatttggggtgaggggcGGCCTAaagggagggatttggggtgaggggtggcctaaaggggggatttggggtagAGGGGCGGCCtaaaggggggatttggggtgaggggTGTCCTaagggggggatttggggtgaggggtggcctaaagggggatttggggtgaggggcGGCCTaaggggggggatttggggtgaggggtggcctaaagggggatttggggtgaggggTGTCCtaaaggggggatttggggttagggGCACCTCaaagggggggatttggggtgaggggTGTCCTaaagggggggatttgggggatttggggttcgGGGTGTCCTaagggggggatttgggggatttggggtgaggggTGTCCTaagggggggatttggggttagggGCACCTCaaagggggggatttggggtgaggggTGTCCTaagggggggatttgggggatttggggttagaGATGCTTCaaagggggggatttggggttagaGATGCTTCaaagggggggatttggggttagaGACCCCTcaaaggggggatttgggggatttggggtgaggggTGTCCTaagggggggatttgggggatttggggtgaggggTGTCCtaaaggggggatttggggtgaggggTGGCCTaaagggggggatttggggtgaggggTGTCCtaaaggggggatttggggtgaggggTGGCCTaaagggggggatttggggttagaGACCCCTCAaaggggggaatttgggggatttggggttagggGTGTCCTaagggggggatttggggtgaggggTGTCCTaagggggggatttggggttagggGCACCCCaaagggggggatttggggttagaGACCCCTCaaagggggggatttggggttagggGTGTCCCTaagggggggatttgggggatttggggtgaggggTGTCCTaagggggggatttgggggatttggggtgaggggTGTCCTAaagggagggatttggggtgaggggTGTCCtaaaggggggatttggggtgaggggTGGCCTAacggggggatttggggttagggGCACCCCaaagggggggatttggggttagaGACCCCTCaaagggggaatttgggggatttggggtgaggggTGTCCtaaaggggggatttggggtgaggggtggcctaaaggggggatttggggtgaggggTGGCCTaaagggggggatttggggtgaggggcGGCCTaagggggggatttggggttagaGACCCCTCAaaggggggaatttggggttagGGGTGTCCtaaaggggggatttgggggatttggggttagaGATGCTTCAaaggggggaatttggggttagGGGTACCCCACCGGGAGGGCTTTGGGGTTAGGGACCCATTTGGGGGGGATTGGGGTGAGGGGTGAGGGAcaatgggggatttggggtgaggaGTGTCCTaaagggtgggatttggggtgaggggTGTCCtaaggggggatttggggtgaggaGTGTCCTaaagggtgggatttggggtgaggggTGTCCtaaggggggatttggggtgaggggTGAGGGAcaatgggggatttggggtgaggggTATCCTaaagggggggatttggggtgaggggTGTCCTaaagggggggatttggggttagaGGCACCTCAaaggggaggatttggggttagAGGTGGCCCAAAGGGGGgtatttgggggatttggggttagggGCATCCCAaagagggggatttggggtgagggaTGAGGGACAATGGAGGATTCGGGGTTAGGGGTATCCTaaagggggggatttgggggatttggggttagaGACCCCTCaaagggggggatttggggttagggATGTCCCaaagggggggatttggggttagggtATCCgaaaggggggatttgggggattttgggttaGGAACCCatctgggggggatttggggttagggACACCCCCAaaggggggggatttggggttggggcGCCTCGAGGGGGGGAATTGGGGTTAGGGACCCTCTaaagggatggatttggggttAGGGACCCCCTtggggaggggatttggggttacaGATGGGGGACAATGGGGGATTTGGGCTTAGAGACCCCCCAGAGGggtgggggatttgggggatttggggttagggACCCTTtggaggggatttgggattagGGACCCCCCAAAGTGGGGGATTTGGGTTTagggacccctttggggggggatttgggattaggGACCCCCCCAAagtgggggatttgggattagggacccctttgggggggatttgggtttAGGGACCTCCCAAAGTGGGGGATTTGGGTTTagggacccctttggggggggatttgggattagggacccctttgggggggggatttgggtttagggacccctttgggggggatttgggattaggGACCCCCCAAAagtgggggatttgggattaggGACCCCCCAAAGTGGGGGATTTGGGTTTagggacccctttgggggggatttgggattagggacccctttgggggggatttgggtttAGGGACCCCCCAAAGTGGGGGATTTGGGTTTagggacccctttggggggggatttgggattagggacccctttggggggggatttgggtttAGGGACCCCCCAAagtgggggatttgggattagggacccctttggggggggatttgggtttagggacccctttggggggggatttgggattagggacccctttggggggggatttgggattagggacccctttggggggggatttgggattagggacccctttgggggggatttgggattagggacccctttgggggggatttgggattagggacccctttggggggggatttgggattagggacccctttggggggggatttggggttagggaccctttgggggggatttgggattaggGACCCCCCAAAAGTGGGGGATTTGGGTTTagggacccctttggggggggatttggggttagggACCCCCCAAagtgggggatttgggattagggacccctttggggggggatttgggattagggacccctttggggggggatttgggattagggacccctttgggggggatttgggattagggacccctttgggggggatttgggtttagggacccctttggggggggatttgggattaggGACCCCCCAAagtgggggatttgggattaggGACCCCCCAAAGTGGGGGATTTGGGTTTagggacccctttgggggggATTGGGTTTagggacccctttgggggggatttgggattagggacccctttggggggggatttgggattagggacccctttggggggggatttggggttagggacccctttggggggggatttggggttagggACCCCCCAAagtggggggatttgggattagggacccctttggggggggatttgggattagggacccctttgggggggatttgggattaggGACCCCCCAAagtgggggatttgggattaggGACcctttgggggggattttggattagggacccctttggggggggatttggggttagggacccctttggggggggatttgggtttagggacccctttggggggggatttggggttagggacccctttgggggggatttgggtttAGGGACCCTTTgggggaggatttgggattaGGGACCCCCCAAagtggggggatttgggattagggacccctttggggggggatttgggattaggGACCCCCCAagtgggggatttgggattaggGACCCCCCAAagtgggggatttggggttagggACCCCTTgtggggggggatttgggtttagggacccctttgggggggatttggggttagggACCCCCCAAagtgggggatttgggattaggGACcctttggggggatttgggattaggGACCCCCCAAagtgggggatttgggattagggacccctttggggggggatttgggtttAGGGACCCCCCAAAGTGGGGGATTTGGGTTTagggacccctttgggggggggatttgggattagggacccctttggggggggatttgggtttAGGGACCCCCCAAAagtgggggatttgggattaggGACCCCCCAAagtgggggatttgggattagggacccctttggggggggatttggggttagggacccctttggggggggatttgggattaggGACCCCCCAAagtgggggatttgggattagagacccctttggggggggatttggggttagggacccctttgggggggatttgggtttagggacccctttgggggggatttgggtttAGGGACCCCCCAAagtgggggatttgggattagggacccctttgggggggatttgggattagggacccctttggggggggatttgggattaggGACCCCCCAAagtgggggatttggggttagggacccctttggggggggatttgggattagggacccctttggggggggatttggggttagggaccctttgggggggatttgggattagggacccctttgggggggattttggattagggacccctttggggggtgatttggggtcagccccccttccccccccccttttgggtccagcagctcccagcgaGCCGGgggtggggttggggggggggggggggggtggggcagATTTTAGGAATTCggagatttggggggggggggggggggggggggggtcctgagggtctttttccctggggagggggatATGGGGCAGAAAGGGACCCctcccccacccaccccccctccccccccccttaCCTGCCGCCCATCCCCCCCACGAGCTGCTGCGAGGGGGCGCTGGGCAGggtccccacccctcccccccgtcccccccaAATtcagggggtcccggggggggtccCGAGGGGAGCGAGCCCTGCCCGGGGGGGGGTCCCAGCgcacgccccccccccccttcggGACAAGGCCCCATATCCAGGTAGCAGCGCTCGGGGGGGGGCTCGGGGTCCCCCCGTTCGGGCAGGGGGTCCCCAAAAGGGCCCCCCCCACTTTGGGGGGGTTCTTTGCGTGGGGGggaccccccgggaccccctttATGGCGCCAGGGGACCCAGCAGAGCTTCCAGGAGACGA is a genomic window containing:
- the SYT3 gene encoding LOW QUALITY PROTEIN: synaptotagmin-3 (The sequence of the model RefSeq protein was modified relative to this genomic sequence to represent the inferred CDS: deleted 4 bases in 3 codons), producing MSGDYEEDVCRSALRLVHELCSPPAPARPHARCLEFTDLLRHRGHPRPADTEVSVSLLSVIVTFCGLVLLGVSLFVSWKLCWVPWRHKGGPGGSPPRKEPPQSGGGPFGDPLPERGDPEPPPERCYLDMGPCPEGGGGRALGPPPGQGSLPSGPPPGPPEFGGDGGEGWGPCPAPPRSSSWGGWAAAPRSPPSPKTKPSRTRRTWAKSNPSSTATPAAETAGARGGPGATGAPSSPCGRLSVSLRYSYGSQQLVVRVLRARDLPAKDSNGFSDPYVKIYLLPDRKKKFQTKVLRRTLNPEWDETFSFGVPFGELPARRLHFGVYDFDRFSRHDLIGQVVLDNLLEAAEARPEVPIWRDIQEGSGEKADLGEVNFSLCYLPTAGRLTVTVIRASNLRAMDLTGYSDPYVKASLMAEGRRLKKRKTSIKKNTLNPNYNEALVFDVPHESVHHVSLTIAVVDYDCIGHNEVIGLCRVGSDADGPGREHWAQMLANPRKPIEHWHTLVEEKALTKGTARDKPALGEPLGPH